A part of Aegilops tauschii subsp. strangulata cultivar AL8/78 chromosome 2, Aet v6.0, whole genome shotgun sequence genomic DNA contains:
- the LOC109783685 gene encoding uncharacterized protein produces the protein MTDSDKESVKSGNGGSKANKNGDKVKKGGKSATSGGGTGGANVLVHRNIPIQYPMLTDANYGMWAVKMKIILRTLRVWEAITDEDVDEECDEAREAWNALKEMRIGEDRVTKARAQVLKRQFHMLQMEETESVNDCAMHLNTLEGEIRALGAKIEEAEIVEKFFSSVNDKFTYIIGTLEQLYDINDMTITEGIGRLRTWEENDRGCRKGNGGGSDQLMYARADWDSPSRKGRRNVGEGSSNAKRGGQTEEGKGKGKPQGRGKADRSKERKPRNLDMSEVKCYNCKGHFAKDCPEPN, from the exons ATGACGGACAGTGACAAGGAGTCAGTCAAGTCCGGCAACGGCGGTTCCAAGGCGAACAAGAACGGCGACAAGGTGAAGAAGGGCGGCAAGTCAGCGACTAGTGGTGGCGGAACGGGTGGCGCCAACGTACTGGTACACCGCAACATCCCCATCCAGTACCCGATGCTCACCGACGCCAACTACGGCATGTGGGCGGTCAAGATGAAGATTATTCTCCGAACCCTTCGAGTGTGGGAGGCCATCACGGACGAAGACGTCGACGAGGAGTGCGACGAAG CAAGAGAGGCGTGGAACGCACTCAAAGAGATGAGGATTGGAGAAGATCGCGTCACGAAGGCTCGGGCACAAGTGCTGAAGCGCCAATTTCACATGTTGCAAATGGAGGAAACTGAATCGGTGAACGACTGTGCCATGCATCTGAATACTTTGGAGGGAGAGATCCGCGCGCTTGGTGCAAAGATCGAGGAAGCCGAGATTGTGGAGAAGTTTTTTAGCTCGGTAAATGATAAATTCACGTACATTATCGGCACGCTCGAGCAGCTTTACGACATCAACGACATGACCATAACGGAGGGGATCGGACGCTTGCGGACGTGGGAAGAGAATGATCGTGGCTGTCGAAAAGGCAACGGAGGAGGTAGTGACCAACTCATGTACGCGCGTGCAGATTGGGATTCCCCAAGTAGGAAAGGAAGGCGCAACGTTGGTGAAGGCTCAAGCAACGCGAAGCGCGGCGGACAAACCGAAGAAGGCAAAGGAAAAGGCAAGCCACAAGGTCGTGGTAAGGCGGACCGATCTAAAGAGCGGAAGCCACGGAACTTGGATATGTCCGAGGTCAAGTGCTATAACTGCAAGGGTCACTTTGCAAAGGATTGTCCGGAGCCTAACTAG